In Juglans regia cultivar Chandler chromosome 13, Walnut 2.0, whole genome shotgun sequence, the following proteins share a genomic window:
- the LOC108988780 gene encoding 50S ribosomal protein L18-like codes for MDLVNAPVLQFRSSSTFGICSKPLKFLPVQSKIFFVKPLIVEARANARKESAKIRNRRMRKKFNGTPTRPRLSVFCSEKQLYAMLVDDQNKKCLFYGSTLQKSIRQCSPCSTIEAAKRVGEELIKACNDLNINEVSSYDRNGFACGERMQAFEIAVSHHGFLPR; via the exons ATGGATCTTGTGAATGCTCCTGTACTCCAATTTAGGTCTTCTTCTACTTTTGGGATCTGTTCGAAACCCCTGAAATTCCTTCCCGTGCAGAGTAAAA TTTTCTTTGTGAAGCCATTGATTGTTGAAGCAAGGGCAAATGCTAGAAAAGAAAGTGCAAAGATACGAAATAGGAGGATGCGAAAGAAG TTTAATGGTACACCTACAAGACCAAGGCTTTCAGTATTTTGTTCGGAAAAGCAGTTGTATGCCATGCTGGTCGATGACCAAAATAAGAAGTGTTTGTTTTATGGAAGCACTTTGCAGAAATCTATTCGACAGTGTTCCCCTTGTAGCACCATA GAAGCTGCGAAACGTGTTGGCGAGGAGCTTATCAAGGCTTGTAATGATCTGAACATAAATGAAGTATCATCTTATGATCGCAATGGCTTTGCTTGTGGGGAAAGAATGCAAGCTTTTGAAATTGCAGTTTCTCATCATGGGTTCTTGCCGCGATAG